A genomic region of Raphanus sativus cultivar WK10039 chromosome 6, ASM80110v3, whole genome shotgun sequence contains the following coding sequences:
- the LOC108812006 gene encoding lactoylglutathione lyase, translating into MASLGHIARESSDVTRLAQFYKEVFGFEEIESPDFGDLKVIWLNLPGAFAMHIIQRNTSTNLPEGPFSATTSAVRDPSHLPMGHHICFSVSNFDSFLRSLKEKGIETFQKSLPDGKVKQVFFFDPDGNGLEVASRSES; encoded by the exons ATGGCGAGTCTAGGCCATATCGCGAGAGAATCATCCGATGTCACACGCCTCGCTCAGTTCTACAAAGAG GTATTTGGGTTTGAGGAGATCGAGAGCCCTGATTTTGGAGACTTAAAAGTGATATGGCTAAACTTACCAGGTGCTTTTGCGATGCACATCATCCAGAGAAACACTTCAACAAACCTCCCTGAAGGTCCTTTCAGTGCCACCACCTCTGCCGTTCGAGATCCTAGCCATCTCCCTATGGGTCACCATATCTGCTTCTCCGTCTCCAACTTCGACTCCTTCCTTCGCTCTCTCAAG GAGAAAGGGATAGAAACTTTCCAGAAGTCTCTCCCTGACGGAAAAGTCAAGCAAGTTTTCTTCTTTGATCCTGATG GAAACGGATTAGAGGTAGCAAGTCGATCTGAATCTTGA
- the LOC108812005 gene encoding transcription repressor OFP16, which produces MPKIMWKSLHLCFPSNLTKCYSSPCLPPSAAAGEDDDPSRPSIVLINNFNLLYHNNDHKNHPAVDLPSSSTATTTFSSSATSSYESESHDISPELSAAFASRRFFFSSPGRSNAITDSPETRSRDLSDNSDTATINPTKKKSYDTTVNTTRLLTGGSAVKQHVYSPDPLTDFRRSMQEMIDAAIDAGDLSHPDDGYDYLNELLLSYLALNPTDMHKFIIRAFSDTMVSLLSEERRM; this is translated from the coding sequence ATGCCAAAAATCATGTGGAAGAGTCTCCATCTTTGCTTCCCCTCAAATCTCACCAAATGCTACTCTTCGCCGTGCCTTCCTCCCTCGGCCGCCGCCGGTGAGGATGACGATCCTAGCCGTCCCTCTATCGTTCTCATCAACAACTTCAACCTACTCTACCACAATAATGACCACAAAAACCACCCTGCCGTTGACTTACCTTCCTCAtccaccgccaccaccacctTCTCCTCTTCAGCCACGTCATCATACGAATCCGAGAGTCACGACATTTCTCCTGAATTGTCCGCGGCTTTCGCTTCCCGtcgcttcttcttctcttctcctggCCGATCAAATGCAATAACCGACTCACCGGAAACACGGTCAAGAGACCTCTCTGATAATAGCGACACTGCCACTATCAACCCAACAAAGAAAAAGAGCTACGACACTACCGTGAATACCACGAGGCTTCTAACCGGAGGTTCCGCCGTGAAACAACACGTATACTCACCGGATCCGTTAACTGACTTCCGACGATCAATGCAGGAGATGATTGATGCCGCCATTGACGCCGGCGATCTTAGCCATCCCGACGACGGTTATGATTACTTGAACGAGCTGCTTCTCAGTTATTTAGCGCTGAATCCAACCGACATGCACAAGTTCATCATAAGGGCCTTCTCCGACACCATGGTCTCACTCTTGTCGGAAGAACGTCGGATGTGA